One Nonomuraea angiospora DNA segment encodes these proteins:
- a CDS encoding glycine zipper domain-containing protein — translation MAEYQAAIRGQIGSLEFEGATLDLLRDTLAKNKPQLIGQAAAEFLEAKVRLDNLVDVIDKHLRELDKHWTAGEDAKTVKTQLRRLREAAADISTTISDQPVDPKNPPKNPHGVAPALIVHARTLSAAKGDVPDNPGSDIDFGEAAVTGGVAGAAIGSFFGGVGAVPGVVIGAGVGVLVGGITRFISDLPFANLWGDSKEEKDMKKAAEAIKLLSQDTKLNNDVFPAELRTDIPQFMTLAPNVPTGPFGGKTGIGGNIPAGLNQAYDPTAGFDGLNQDGLQDLSRHQIPGIDMNNPTSTFPDGGTVGTVGTGIGNGQNGNGGNGQNGAGNVPGLTDPSNALNANANVNPNLNGSQSPNAGNPTTTLAGMPDPSLSGPSTSLPTTGIGSPHSGYTTGGSSFGGGGGQASGAGNNVSAAALRGLGGGPSAVSAVPPSGGRGAQERGEMERTTYLLEDEDLFRSDVTTTNHTIKGDSKGKA, via the coding sequence ATGGCGGAGTATCAGGCGGCCATCAGGGGCCAGATCGGCAGCCTCGAGTTCGAGGGTGCGACGCTCGATCTGCTCCGCGACACGCTGGCCAAGAACAAGCCCCAGCTCATCGGCCAGGCCGCGGCCGAGTTCCTCGAAGCCAAGGTACGGCTCGACAATCTCGTCGACGTGATCGACAAGCATCTGCGGGAGCTGGACAAGCACTGGACCGCGGGCGAGGACGCCAAGACCGTCAAGACGCAGCTGCGCAGGCTGCGCGAGGCGGCGGCGGACATCTCGACCACCATCAGCGACCAGCCCGTCGATCCCAAGAACCCCCCGAAGAACCCGCACGGTGTCGCCCCCGCGCTCATCGTCCACGCCCGGACGTTGTCGGCGGCCAAGGGAGACGTGCCCGACAACCCCGGCAGCGACATCGACTTCGGTGAGGCCGCCGTCACGGGCGGCGTGGCCGGGGCCGCCATCGGCTCCTTCTTCGGCGGCGTGGGAGCCGTGCCGGGTGTGGTGATCGGCGCGGGCGTGGGCGTCCTCGTCGGCGGCATCACCCGCTTCATCAGCGACCTTCCCTTCGCCAACCTCTGGGGCGACTCCAAGGAGGAGAAGGACATGAAGAAGGCCGCCGAGGCCATCAAGCTGCTGAGCCAGGACACCAAGCTCAACAACGACGTGTTCCCCGCCGAGCTCAGGACCGACATCCCGCAGTTCATGACGCTCGCGCCGAACGTTCCCACCGGCCCGTTCGGCGGGAAAACCGGGATCGGCGGCAACATCCCGGCCGGCCTCAATCAGGCGTACGACCCGACGGCCGGCTTCGACGGCCTGAACCAGGACGGCCTGCAGGACCTCAGCCGGCACCAGATCCCGGGCATCGACATGAACAACCCGACGAGCACGTTCCCCGACGGCGGCACGGTCGGGACCGTGGGCACGGGAATCGGGAACGGCCAGAACGGGAACGGCGGCAACGGCCAGAACGGCGCGGGCAACGTCCCCGGCCTGACCGACCCCTCCAACGCCCTGAACGCGAACGCGAACGTGAACCCGAACCTGAACGGCTCCCAGAGCCCGAACGCCGGGAACCCGACGACGACCCTGGCCGGGATGCCCGATCCGTCCCTGTCCGGCCCGTCCACCAGCCTGCCCACCACGGGCATCGGCAGCCCGCACAGCGGCTACACCACGGGAGGGAGCAGCTTCGGCGGGGGTGGAGGCCAGGCTTCCGGGGCGGGCAACAACGTGAGCGCGGCCGCCCTGCGCGGCCTGGGCGGCGGCCCCTCCGCGGTCTCGGCGGTCCCGCCGTCCGGCGGCCGGGGCGCCCAGGAGCGGGGGGAGATGGAGCGGACCACGTACCTCCTGGAGGACGAGGACCTCTTCAGGAGCGACGTGACGACGACCAACCACACCATCAAGGGTGACTCGAAAGGCAAGGCGTGA
- a CDS encoding WXG100 family type VII secretion target → MPADDIFDVTKVNYSGLSQGETDFAKAFNDMVTELDNLERDLLAKSAIWQGEAKTVFDEVRQLWEREANDMSQFIDLMKKNINVTNLNMQQVDRINSQIFDGK, encoded by the coding sequence ATGCCCGCGGATGACATCTTCGACGTTACAAAGGTCAACTACTCCGGCCTCAGCCAGGGTGAGACCGACTTCGCCAAGGCGTTCAACGACATGGTGACCGAGCTGGACAACCTGGAGCGGGACCTGCTCGCCAAGAGCGCGATCTGGCAGGGCGAGGCCAAGACCGTCTTCGACGAGGTCAGGCAGCTCTGGGAGCGCGAGGCCAACGACATGTCGCAGTTCATCGACCTGATGAAGAAGAACATCAACGTCACGAACCTGAACATGCAGCAGGTCGACAGGATCAACTCCCAGATCTTCGACGGCAAGTAA
- a CDS encoding WXG100 family type VII secretion target → MGAQPQAQVSEADLIAAVTRIEDAAERLRGIQQQLDQAGISLKAHWLGQSEAAFDAVHKKWHERMDVILGSLRRLAENIGTSNKNYQAFNQERTEAMNQIANMINVQFDSRLS, encoded by the coding sequence GTGGGGGCACAACCACAGGCTCAAGTAAGTGAAGCCGATCTCATCGCCGCCGTCACCCGCATCGAGGACGCCGCCGAGCGCCTGCGTGGCATCCAGCAGCAGCTCGACCAGGCCGGCATCAGCCTCAAGGCGCACTGGCTGGGCCAGTCGGAGGCCGCGTTCGACGCCGTCCACAAGAAGTGGCACGAGCGGATGGACGTCATCCTGGGCAGCCTGCGCCGCCTGGCCGAGAACATCGGCACCAGCAACAAGAACTACCAGGCGTTCAACCAAGAGCGGACCGAGGCGATGAACCAGATCGCCAACATGATCAACGTGCAGTTCGACTCGCGTCTCAGCTAG